The following coding sequences are from one Rutidosis leptorrhynchoides isolate AG116_Rl617_1_P2 chromosome 11, CSIRO_AGI_Rlap_v1, whole genome shotgun sequence window:
- the LOC139874338 gene encoding uncharacterized mitochondrial protein AtMg00810-like, giving the protein MSYWPPQRDCSSSVAGYGRLMGYLPTPVEPGNKLSSHGPPVKNPTLYRSLAGALQYLTFTRPDISATLFSRQIIRYIKGTTDLGLHLYASSPTNLVAYSDADWAGCPSTRRSTSGYCVFLGNNLLSWSSKHQLTSSRSSAEAEYRGVANAVAETCWVRNLLRELHCPLTSATLVYCDNISRSISPQIPFSISGQST; this is encoded by the exons ATGTCTTATTGGCCCCCTCAACGAGATTGTTCAAGCTCGGTCGCTGGCTATGGCAGACTGATGGGTTACCTTCCCACCCCAGTTGAACCTGGCAATAAACTATCCAGTCACGGTCCTCCTGTCAAGAACCCGACTCTCTATCGGAGTCTCGCTGGCGCTTTACAGTATCTCACATTTACTCGTCCAGACATCTCTGCTACGTTGTTCAGCAG ACAGATCATTCGGTACATTAAGGGCACCACAGACCTTGGTCTACATTTATACGCATCCTCTCCTACCAACTTAGTTGCTTACTCCGACGCTGATTGGGCGGGCTGCCCCTCTACTCGACGCTCTACATCTGGGTACTGTGTCTTCCTCGGAAATAACCTTCTCTCATGGTCTTCTAAGCATCAACTCACTTCCTCTCGCTCCAGTGCTGAAGCAGAGTATCGTGGAGTTGCCAACGCCGTCGCCGAGACTTGTTGGGTACGTAATCTTCTTCGTGAGCTTCATTGTCCGCTCACTTCAGCTACTCTGGTGTACTGTGATAATATTAGTCGGTCTATCTCTCCACAAATCCCATTCAGCATCAGTGGACAAAGCACATAG